The proteins below are encoded in one region of Candidatus Obscuribacterales bacterium:
- a CDS encoding transposase: MKKHLMRLSDKLLARKRAIIETVIDPLKNMSQIEHSRHRSPVHFTVNLLCGLIAYCHQPKKPSLKFDFALPQSA; encoded by the coding sequence ATGAAGAAGCATTTGATGCGCCTGAGCGACAAGCTGTTAGCACGCAAGCGAGCCATTATCGAAACGGTGATTGACCCGTTGAAAAACATGTCTCAGATTGAGCACTCCCGCCATCGTAGCCCTGTTCATTTCACGGTGAATCTGCTGTGTGGATTAATTGCCTATTGCCATCAGCCCAAAAAGCCGTCTCTCAAGTTCGACTTTGCTCTTCCTCAGTCTGCTTAA